One segment of Pseudobacteroides sp. DNA contains the following:
- a CDS encoding polymorphic toxin-type HINT domain-containing protein, translating to SKVCVKVADKAIASKDALTKMLTVAAEGVQLLKTYLNTKLDSLFEIVEETKDLGTRIWYKLRNGTEAELPKSDLTPEQATCSITGCFTGDTLIPTVSGFKRIDSIKEGDFVLSKDVNSGTIDYKKVKYVYIKSTYEFVHLKLDNEEIRTTANHLFFTDCGWWKAAENLKVGDKILNSKGELKTLIEKRVEMLNEPEKIYNLNVEDFHTYFVGANALLVHNSCGFSLDDLVRTTGKSFKTLINENLGKIVKINGKRISLPSVPHNNGTAGHWDTMVDKAIDLAQHSDAEEIWLNKGLSNVTDLNKIEPNRRPDLLVKRADGKIDQYEVPSKTDDVNALRARMEDNRRILGSLAGEADIIFIP from the coding sequence TATCAAAAGTGTGTGTTAAGGTTGCGGATAAGGCTATAGCAAGTAAAGATGCTTTGACAAAGATGTTGACTGTAGCAGCTGAAGGTGTACAACTATTAAAGACATATTTGAACACTAAACTTGATTCTTTATTTGAAATTGTTGAAGAAACAAAAGATCTTGGAACGAGAATTTGGTATAAATTAAGAAATGGTACAGAAGCAGAGCTTCCAAAAAGTGATTTGACACCTGAACAAGCTACCTGTTCTATTACAGGTTGTTTCACAGGAGATACGCTTATACCAACGGTTTCAGGCTTTAAGCGTATTGATTCCATCAAAGAAGGTGACTTTGTATTATCAAAAGATGTAAATTCTGGCACAATAGATTACAAAAAGGTCAAGTACGTTTACATCAAGAGTACATACGAGTTTGTTCATCTGAAACTTGATAACGAAGAGATCAGAACAACTGCAAATCACTTGTTCTTTACCGACTGCGGATGGTGGAAAGCTGCCGAGAACTTGAAAGTCGGAGATAAAATACTTAACTCCAAAGGTGAACTTAAAACTCTTATTGAAAAAAGAGTTGAGATGTTGAACGAACCTGAAAAAATCTATAACCTAAATGTGGAAGATTTTCACACTTATTTTGTAGGAGCAAATGCTCTGCTAGTTCACAATAGTTGCGGTTTTAGTCTAGACGATTTGGTAAGGACAACAGGAAAAAGCTTTAAAACTTTAATCAATGAGAACCTCGGAAAAATCGTCAAGATCAATGGAAAACGAATTTCCTTACCAAGTGTACCACATAACAATGGAACAGCTGGCCATTGGGACACTATGGTCGATAAAGCAATTGATCTTGCCCAGCATAGCGATGCCGAAGAAATCTGGCTGAATAAAGGATTAAGTAACGTAACCGACCTAAATAAGATTGAGCCAAACCGCCGACCAGACTTGCTTGTAAAACGAGCTGACGGCAAGATTGATCAATATGAAGTTCCTAGTAAAACTGATGATGTGAATGCACTTAGGGCAAGAATGGAAGATAACAGGAGGATATTAGGAAGTTTAGCTGGAGAGGCAGATATTATATTCATACCATGA